A stretch of Bacillus pseudomycoides DNA encodes these proteins:
- a CDS encoding phosphoglycerate mutase, whose product MNYLVYFVGAILWAYINGFFTSDKGSTPWIKDDERDKDIKHKAIIASWSGIFFFCIIGIFNKALGLGGAQKSPYLPEPIATILQENVEIQVLLILLLMYGIFYIYYRKQMSA is encoded by the coding sequence ATGAATTATTTAGTATATTTTGTGGGGGCTATATTGTGGGCTTATATTAATGGATTTTTTACAAGTGATAAAGGATCAACTCCTTGGATTAAAGATGATGAAAGAGATAAAGACATTAAACATAAAGCAATTATAGCAAGTTGGTCAGGGATCTTTTTCTTTTGTATAATTGGAATTTTTAATAAAGCATTAGGTCTAGGTGGTGCTCAAAAATCCCCTTACCTTCCAGAACCGATAGCTACTATTTTACAAGAAAATGTTGAAATACAAGTTTTACTTATTCTTTTGCTGATGTATGGAATTTTTTATATTTATTATAGAAAGCAAATGAGTGCTTAG
- a CDS encoding helix-turn-helix transcriptional regulator, which produces MKNIIKDLREKKGLSQEHLANKCGVSRQTINAIENNKYDPTLKLAFSLSEVLNTTVDELFFKKGV; this is translated from the coding sequence ATGAAAAATATTATAAAGGATTTGAGAGAGAAAAAGGGATTGTCACAAGAACACTTGGCTAATAAATGTGGGGTTAGTAGACAAACAATCAATGCAATTGAAAATAATAAGTACGATCCTACATTAAAATTAGCTTTTAGTCTTTCAGAAGTATTGAATACAACAGTAGATGAACTTTTTTTTAAGAAAGGAGTATAG